DNA from Vulpes vulpes isolate BD-2025 chromosome 9, VulVul3, whole genome shotgun sequence:
attctGGCTAAAAAGTCAGTATATTATATCTTAAGGATGTTAAAAAAGCATTCTGCCAAAGAATTGTACCTTCTGTATCTTTTACCTTATTCAATATGcgcattttaaaaaacactgcatTACTAAACACAAGctgaaaaatatgagaaaactgatttatatatttacatttctattCTGTTGAGTAGATTaagtatttttacttaaaatgattaaagtataaatacataaatctgtaAATGCCTTGATTCACAGATTTCTTGGTTCTTTATTAACTCCTGAAAAcacacatatttcaaaatttacaaaaagactaaaagttttatttcaaagcAAACTAAATAAAACCTTGGATAAAAGTCTTTGCatctggggtgcctgtgtggtgcAGCTGATGAAATGtatgccttcaactcaggtcatgataagAGTCCCTCTCACTTGAGCTgccatcaggctcccggctcagcaggaagtctgtgtctccttctccctttgctcttctccctgctcatgctctctctctcagatctctctcaagtaaataaataaactcttaaaaaaaaaaaaaaatctttgcgtCTTCCAGATGTGAAGGCATAGGTGCCTCTAATAAAACAAGCTAACATCAACAAAGACAAATTCTGAAATAGTTAAATCAACAAGTTATAGGAATACTATTTATGGGCTAATCTATGGACCTAATCCatcaaaaactcaaaaaatttataataagGACAACAAAGcttatcaatttcttttattatgccTCAATAAGGTATTCAAAAAATGCTTCCTGAGTGGAATTTTAAAACCAACAGATTTCTggaatgagaatttaaaaattattacccATATTTCTGAAAGCCAGtattaaaagatatttagaaaGCTACATACAATCCACTGAGTGGTTGTTACATAAAGCAATTTAAGAGACAGACAAACATTTCTAGGAAACTAGATTCTTCCACAATAGATTTTTTATTAACTGATCTTTCTAACTGAGCTGTATTGTTATACATACTACATTAACAATTTCATTAGCCTTTAATAACTCTTTTTTATATAAACAGGCTCATTTAAAACTTCATAAATACCTCAACAAGTTGTGCTTTATTAAGTCCTGGTCTGGTTGATAGTTTGAAGTGTCTTTTGTATCTCCGAAGTGTATTTACTTGTAATTGGTATAAATCAacctagaaaaaataaacatgtaagaattagttcatgcaatttttaaattgttatcttTGATATGCATAATAGCATTTCAATTTTGGTACAACAAAAATGTAATTCTGTTATTAAGTaacaaaaattacattatttaattaattccATTCCATTACTTCTTTTACATAATCAAAACTACAAATATATAGAGCACTTCAATCTTTTGAAGGTAAATATTGAGAACTGGGAGCAAAAAAAGAAGGCAATAGAGGTATAAGCATTGTGAATTGAAAACATAAGTCAAACTACAACTGCCTGTTAATTGGctatatttaattttgctttcattttcagatttttcgcattaagtatttttaaaatttgttcctaTCTTTTAATAGAAGTTTCAGAATGGAATACTTAGGATTTACATTTAACATACAGAAACTTTACCTCTGGCGTATCGATATCTTGAACAGGTGAATCTCCTCCATCATCATcactcccttttctctttcttctgtttcgaACACTCTGAATTAAGTTTTTATGATAATCACAAATGTAAAGATGCCTTGcctaaaacaaaaaagtttcaCAGACCACTTATTATTATGTAACGTGTCTACGTATTAGTAAAATACATAGGGCAcagtgaattattaaaaataaaaagtcaaaataggCCATTGTTAAGACAACAGCATATTTCTATGCTTAAGTCCTGTATTCAGTTAGAACATACCGTGTCTGACAATAGGGTTAAGAGGATtggagagtggggtggggaggagtgaaaggaaggaagggaagcagaCAAGCAGAATGAGAAATTGCAACTGTCtggattttttaattaaactgtaGTGAGGGTGAATTAGATTTGTTAGGTCACGCTGTTTTTTAATAAGGGGAAAGATGATGTTGCCCACAATTCTGCTATTGACAGTATTTTCTCTAAAGAGCACATTTTAGTAGCATGATGTATGCTTCATACCCTTTCTCAGTACTCAAATTATAATCCAGACACAAAACTATCCATTTTTACAAATGAGCTACCGATTTCATATACTACTTATATTTACATCTGAATTACAAACTTCTGAGTATTTAATGAATGTATTTGTCTGTATTACGTTTTTTTCAACCAAAGGCAATGTGAAACTATTCAAGTTTACTTGAGAAGTGTCTCCCAAGCATGACTGAGGAACTCTTTAACAGGCATAATAGATCACAAACTTTGCAAAAGCTTCAATTAAATGTAGTCTTGAGCGCTGTATGGTAACATCTGAAATACTAGGCTGCATTATTAACAGTttaaactccttaaaaaaaaaaaaaacaagcgaTTAAAGACTAAGGCTTTGAAATTAACTTGTAAACGAAGTCCAAGTTAAAATTATGCAGGGCGTATGCTAGGTTCTGGCATCTTGTTATCCATTCACCGCCAGCCAAAACTCCGCAAAGTGGCAATGGTTGTTTCTGAAAACCTCACAGATGGtcaaagaaacacaagaaacgGACGTGTACAAGGACGGTAAAGGAAATCCGGATGCTGCCGCAGGGGTGGCAGCGCCGCAGAGGCAGCGGGCTCCCCACATTCCCGGCAGCTGCGCTGGAAGCTGGCGGCGTCCAGCAGCCCTGCTGTCTGCACCGCGCGGGGTGAGCTCGGCTCTCTTCCCTCCGCAACCCGGCGGACGAGCAGAGGAGTCGGTCTCCACGGCGGCACCAGCGCCTCGCTTGCAGGACTACACTTTTGCCTACAGCCGGGGGTTACTCCCCGGGGCCACGCGCCAGCTTGGGCAGCAAAACAAAGGAGGAGCGGACCGGCTGCAAGAAAACTACTCCGGGCCCTCCGAGCCGCGGTGCTCTTTGTTTCGTGTCCCGAcctcagggaaggaggaaggggttGGACGGCGAGCAGGGCGGACACCCGGAACGGGGTGGGGGTGCGCGGGGGTTGGGTaggaagggtgggggtgggcaagCGAGGGAgaggaggcggggtggggggggggagcagcggACCCGCGGCCAGCTGGCGTGGGTCTGCGGGGGAGGCGGTCCGAGTTGCGGCGACTTTGTGGTTCGCGTCCTCCCCGAGACCACACGACGGGCTCGCGCCACAGCCAGGTCTAGGGGACCCCCAAACCCCGGTCGGCACCGCTCCGGGAgccccagagcagggcagggcatGGCCGTCCCGCCGTCACTCACGCTCTTCTCCAGCTCGATTTTCACCTTCTTCTGGGAGATGCTCTTCTGGATCCTCTTGCTGAAGCTGGCGTTGCCCGCCGCCCGGCCGCACCGCTCACCGTCCTCCCGCAGGCAGCACAGCTGTccggggcccggcccggccgaCGGGGGCCCAGCAGCCGAcaccgccccggcccccggcacCTCAGCCCCGGCGCCGGCCCCTGCCCCGTTCCCGGCCgaggcggccgcggcggcggcggcgaccaCGGCGGCCACTGCGGCGGCCGCGTCCCCGCCGCGGCTCATCTCCTCAGGCGTGAAGCCATTCATGTCTCCGCGTGCCGACAGAAATCCCCGCTCGGCTCGCCGCTCCCCCTCTCTCCGGAGACTCCGGGGTCTCCGCGGGGTCCCTCAGACACCTGACCCCGCCGGGGCGATTCCTCCAGCGGCACCGCCACACACCAAGCGTCCTGGTCTGCTGTTGTCTGC
Protein-coding regions in this window:
- the SAP30 gene encoding histone deacetylase complex subunit SAP30 isoform X1, translated to MNGFTPEEMSRGGDAAAAVAAVVAAAAAAASAGNGAGAGAGAEVPGAGAVSAAGPPSAGPGPGQLCCLREDGERCGRAAGNASFSKRIQKSISQKKVKIELEKSARHLYICDYHKNLIQSVRNRRKRKGSDDDGGDSPVQDIDTPEVDLYQLQVNTLRRYKRHFKLSTRPGLNKAQLVEIVGCHFRSIPVNEKDTLTYFIYSVKNDKNKSDLKVDSGVH
- the SAP30 gene encoding histone deacetylase complex subunit SAP30 isoform X2 translates to MNGFTPEEMSRGGDAAAAVAAVVAAAAAAASAGNGAGAGAGAEVPGAGAVSAAGPPSAGPGPGQLCCLREDGERCGRAAGNASFSKRIQKSISQKKVKIELEKSARHLYICDYHKNLIQSVRNRRKRKGSDDDGGDSPVQDIDTPEVDLYQLQVNTLRRYKRHFKLSTRPGLNKAQLVELVATLGLFQ